In Paenibacillus dendritiformis, the DNA window CTTATCCCGACAGTTTCGGCACGACGCCAAAACGGGCTACGGCAGCCCACCCCGAAGGGCCGCAGAGCCACTGCACAAGTTGCCGCGGCACCGGGTCTTCCGCGGGCGAACCGTTATTGTGCAGCGCCGTTGATCGCTAGGGTGGTTCAAGCTCGCCGGTCGAGTGACTGGCTCTGCCGCCGCCGGCGTTGTTACTTCTGGCCTTCTGCAAACTGGATTTCTGCTCCGGTCCGCATGCAGAAGGCCGTACATATGATGCAGACTTGTTCCGCTCCTCTATTGAACCGTCTAATAGCATTCACCATCCGATAACCCCCTGTGAAGAAAACCATCGCATCATTCAAGCATTGCTGCCGCATCTGAGACGGTCGCAAGGCGGGAAGCCGATTTTGATTGGGTTGCTTGCGCCATAACGAATTTGAACGATTGATAGCATTGGCGATCGTATACCGCCGCGGCGGCGCATATGAACAGTAATGAAGGGGTGAGACGATGATTGTTCATATGACGACGTTCTATGTGAAGCCGGGTACGGCGAACGACTTCGAGAGCAGCTTTCGCGACGCTTCGGCGATTCTGAGAGAGCGGCCGGGATATATGAAGCACGAGCTGCATAAATGTGTGGAGGTCGCGGATAAGTACATTATGATCGTCCAGTGGAATTCGTTCAAGGATCATATGCCGGGTTTTACGGCATCGGAATCCTACCTCGAGTGGACCGTTCTGCTGCAGCCTTTTTTTGAGCGCCCTCCCGTGGCGGAGCATTACGTCGGCATTAGGCTGAAGTAAGACGGACGGATGAGACATAAGGCCTTGCGCGGAAGCGGAGGAGGCGCCCTGCGTTAACTGCAAAAGTTTTCCTTCATTAGACGTAGTCATCGGGACGGGTTGTTCAGTATAATGGAGGAGCAAGACTACCTTTTGAAAGGTTGTGTAATGGGATGACATTTAGCGAGTATCGTTACGAGCGACCCGATATCGCAGCGATCGGCAAGCAGTTCAAGGAGCATCTGCAGGCATTCAACGCCGCGGAGAGCCTTGAAGATCAGGATCGGGCCATGGAGGCCATCAACAAGCTGCGCAGCGTGTTCGATACGCAGAATCAACTTGTCGGCATTCGCCACTCTATCGATACGAACGATGAGTTCTACAAGGCGGAGCAGGATTATATGGACGAGATCACGCCGATGTTCCAGGAATACATAACAGATTACTACAAGGCATTGATCAGCTCGAGATTCCGGACCGAGCTGGAGCAGAAATGGGGCCGCCAACTGTTCCAATTGGCGGAGTTGTCGGTGAAGACGTTCCATCCGGACATCATTGAAGATCTGCAGCAGGAGAACAAGCTGGCGACGGAATATAACAAGCTGATCGCTTCGGCGAAAATTCCATTCGAGGGCGAGGAGCGCACCCTGGCGCAATTGATGCCGTTCGAGCAATCGCCGGATCGGGACATGAGACGGCGCGCGTCCGAAGCGCGTTATCAGTTCATGGCCGAGCATGAGGCGGAGTTCGACCGTATCTATGACGAACTGGTGAAGGTGCGAACGAAGATGGCGAGAAAGCTGGGTTTCTCCAACTTCGTCGAGCTTGGTTATGCGCGGATGTGCCGGACCGATTACAACGCCGAGATGGTCGCCAACTTCCGCAAGCAGGTGCTGGATGAGATCGTGCCGATAGCGACCAAGCTGCGTGAACGCCAACGCAACCGGATCGGCGTCGACACGCTGCGCTTCTATGACGAAAGCCTCAGCTTCAAGACGGGCAATGCGACGCCGAAGGGCGACCCGGACTGGATTATCGCGAACGGCAAGAAGATGTATGCGGAATTGTCGCCGGAGATGAACGAATTCTTTACGTTCATGGTCGACAACGGGCTCATGGATCTGGTCAGCAAAAAGGGGAAGCAGAGCGGGGGCTACTGCACCTATTTGAGCGAATACGGGGCGCCGTTCATTTTCTCCAACTTCAATGGCACTTCGGGCGACATCGATGTGCTGACTCACGAAGCCGGGCATGCGTTCCAAGTTTATGAGAGCAGACATTTAAAAGTACCGGAGTACCATTTCCCAACATTTGAAGCGGCCGAGATTCATTCCATGAGCATGGAGTTCTTCACTTGGCCGTGGATGAACCTGTTTTTCGAAGAGGAGACGGAGAAGTATAAATTCGATCATTTGTCATCGGGACTTCTCTTCCTGCCGTATGGCGTATCGGTGGATGAGTTCCAGCATTTCGTCTACGAAAATCCGGATGCGACGCCGGCGGAGCGGAAGGCCGCTTGGCGCGATATCGAGCGCAAATATTTGCCGCACCGCAATTACGAGGGCATCGATTACCTGGAGCGCGGCGGCTTCTGGCATAAGCAGGGACATATATTCCAGTCGCCGTTCTATTATATTGATTACACGCTGGCCCAAATCTGCGCCTTCCAGTTCTGGAAGCGCATGAATGAAGATTATAAGGCGGCATGGGCCGATTATTTGAAGCTGTGCCAGACCGGGGGAAGCCAGTCCTTCACCGAGCTTGTCACCGTAGCCGGCCTTATCTCTCCGTTCGAGGACGGATGCGTGGCCTCGGTCATCGGCGTCATCGAACAATGGTTGAATGAGGTAGACGATACGAAGCTGTAACCCCGGGACAATGGAATATCCGCGGGGATGGAAGACCACATGCGCGCATGGTGCCTGTGGTCTTCATCCGTTATGGGAGGGAAGCAAGGGGAAAGCGCCAGCCCTAATGGCGTCATTCTAAATAACGGGATATAATGTGTTCGGATCATGTTGGGAAATAAGGAGAATTGCAGGAGGGATTGTAATGAATATCGAGCCGATAGGCACCGTTCGCTCCTCCGTGACGGAAGGGGTGGATGACAATTGGGGGAAGGTGGTTGCCGAGATTCATTTGCTTCCGGAGTATGCGGACGGGCTCATAGGATTGCATGAATTTTCCCATATCCTTGTCGTATATTATATGGATCGCTCTACCTTCGATCCCGCGGCAGACCTGGTCCGCAGACCGCAGGGGCGGTCCGATATGCCGGACATCGGGATTTTTGCGCAGCGGGCGAAGCATCGGCCGAATCCGATTGGCATTACGTGCGCGAAGCTGGTGAATATCGAAGGAGCGATTATCCGGGTGCAGGGGCTGGACGCGATAGACGATACGCCAGTGCTTGATGTGAAGCCGCATTTCCCGGCCTTTGACTCGCCATCGAATCCGCAGGTGCCCGCCTGGGTCAACCAACTGATGTCAAATTATTTCTGATAAGCGAAAGAAGCGATGTTGGCGGAGAAGGAGGGGGTTGACATGCGTATCTATACAATGTTCCTGTTCGTCATACTGAATGGAGTGATATTCATGGGGCTGGGACTGGAGACGCTATTATTCTTCGACGCGACGATCATCATTCTTTTGTTATCTCTATTTCATGAGAAACAGAGCCGCATTGCGGCACGGCTCGCGAAGCCGGAACCGGCTTCCGGCCCAAGAGTGCTGTATCGGGCTCCCCGGCCGGAGACGGACTGGAGGGATCTTCCGAGCCAGCGCGATATGGCGGAGCTGTCCCGAGACGAGCGACAGCAGCCGGGAAGGCCGCAACCATGATGTATTTAATTCTTTTCGTCCGTTCGGAGTGATTCAGTTGACGTCTACGCTAGTAATTGTATTTATTCTTACTTTGATTATTCATGCGTCCGAGACGCTGTCCTACTCGATCCGCTTCGCGGGTGTCCGGATCGGCAAGCTCGCGGTCGCCTTGTCCCTGACCGGGATCGTCGTGCTCGTGGCGCGCACGGCCAACCTGATTCAAGCGCCGTTCACCGCTAACTTCATTGATTATGCCAATCGGCATCCGGAGTTCGATCCGCTGCCCTACCTCAGGTTCACGCTGGTGGCGGCGTCGGCGGGTACGCTGCTCGCGATCGCGGTGTTCCCGACATTCGTTCAGCTGTTCACGCGAATCATCGCCCGGCTGGAGGTGGCCGGCTCCATCCCGAAGCTGCTGGCCGGCGTTACGATCGGGCAGTTAAGGCGGACGAAGAGCTACATCCGCCGACCGACCTGGTCCATGCTGATTAGTCTCCGTTATTTGGGCATTCCGAAGCGGTTCATCCTGTTGAATATCGCCGTTACCGGGATCTATACGGTCGGCGTGCTCGCCTCGCTGTATGCCGCCTATCTCGTTCCGGAGTTCAGCACGACCGCTTCGCAATCATCGGGGCTTATTAACGGGATGGCGACCATCCTGCTGACTATTTTCATTGATCCGCAGCTCGGATTGATTACGGATAAGGCGCTTCAGCATCCACAGGAACGCGGCCGGCTGGGCCGAATCTACGCGGTGCTGATGTTTTCGCGCTTCTTCGGCACCTTGCTGGCGCAGCTGCTGCTGGTCCCGGCGGCCTATTGGATCGCCTCGATCGTCCGGCTCATCAGTTGAGATCGCGGCAAGGGCTGCGTAAGTTTTCCAAGGAAAAGGAATCGTAATGCAGGAAACGAAAGACAGTCTCCTGCGTATGACATGATGACAGGCAACCCGCCGCGTCACTACGCCAACAAAGGGGATACATAGATATGTTAAGCATTCTGGGATATTCATCCGGGGACCGGGTTCTGATTATACAGGCAGATAATGCGGGCCACTCCGCCGAAGCGAACGAGGCGGCGTTCGAGCTGCTGGAGAGCGGAGCGGTGACTTCCGCGTCGTTGATTACGGTCGCCGGGCACAGTCTTGCTGCCGCGAAGCGGGCCGTCGCCGGGAAAAACGCATCGATTGGGATTCATCTGACGCTGACGGGGGGCTATCGGCCGCGCTCGGCGCCGGATCGGATTCCTTCGCTGCTGGATAAGGGTAGATTTCCGGACAGTCTATCGCAGCTGGAGAAGCAGGCCGACCCGTACGAGGTTCGGCATGAACTGGCCAATCAGATCGAATGGGCCTTGAAGCAAGGGCTGAAGCCAACCCATCTTGACAGTCACCAAGGCAGCGTGTTGGGGCTGTTCGCCGGCAACGATTTCCTCGATGCCGTATTCGATCTGTGCGACACGTATGAATTGCCTTTTTTGCTCCCGCGGAACATCGTGCGGCAGTCCTTTCTGACCCAGGCCCAGCGCAGAAGGTTCGAATATATGATTAACGAAGCCAGAGAACGGAACATCGCGCTGATCGACGATCTGCTGCCTGATGCTTACGGGCTGGCCGAGGCAGAGAACTATGAGAGTTACCGTGAGGGGATTGTGAGAGCCCTGGCCGAGCTGAAGCCGGGGATTACCCAATGGACGCTGCATCCGGAACGGTACACGGCTTCATACCCGCAGCGGAAGCATCAGGCGAAGCGGGAAATGGAATACCGCATCGCGGCCGACCCGGCCGTTCGGGACGTGCTGGCCAGGGAAGGAATCAAGTTGATCTCCTGGCAGCCGCTGCAGCAATGGCAGCACGAGCAGGCGGCGGCAGCGAGCAAACGCTCCGGCCGCGGGAAGATACTGCGGTTCGGCTGAGAACGGGATCCAGTCGAACGCAGCCGGATGAAGGTAACATAAAGGAGATTCGCGGAAGGCGGAACATCTGAAAGGGCGCTGTTGAGGGAGGCCCAAGATACATCGCAAGTTACATAAGGATGAAATTCTATCTGATCCTGCGTGCTCTAGGCATATCTTCATTGACCGTGTATGATAGGAAGGCATATGCCGGAATGGGCCAACAATCATAAGGTAACGGGGGGATAAGGTGAAAATATTAGTGCTTGGCGGAACGCGATTTTTCGGTAAAAAGCTGGTGTACAAGCTGCTGGACAGCGAGGCTGAGGTGACGATCGCTACCCGCGGCGCGACACCGGATCCGTTCGGAGAGCGGGTTGTCCGTGTCCGGGCGGATCGGAAGGACCCCGAGTCGCTGCGGGCAGCGGTCGGAGATCAGGTCTGGGATGCGGTCTATGACAACATCTGCTACACGCCGCAGGAAGCGCTGATGGCATGCGATCTTTTCGCAGGGAAAGTGAAGAAGTATATTTTCACCTCTACGCTGTCGGTATACGGCTGCGCTTCCGATCCTCTTGCGGAATCGGATTTCGATCCGTATTCGTATCCGTTCGAGACGGATCCGGAAGCCGAGCTGGATTACGGCGAAGGAAAGCGGCAGGCGGAGGCCGTCTTCTTCCAGCGGGCCGGGTTCCCCGTGCATGCGGTTCGCTTTCCGATTGTGCTGGGGGAGGACGA includes these proteins:
- a CDS encoding antibiotic biosynthesis monooxygenase family protein — translated: MIVHMTTFYVKPGTANDFESSFRDASAILRERPGYMKHELHKCVEVADKYIMIVQWNSFKDHMPGFTASESYLEWTVLLQPFFERPPVAEHYVGIRLK
- a CDS encoding M3 family oligoendopeptidase → MTFSEYRYERPDIAAIGKQFKEHLQAFNAAESLEDQDRAMEAINKLRSVFDTQNQLVGIRHSIDTNDEFYKAEQDYMDEITPMFQEYITDYYKALISSRFRTELEQKWGRQLFQLAELSVKTFHPDIIEDLQQENKLATEYNKLIASAKIPFEGEERTLAQLMPFEQSPDRDMRRRASEARYQFMAEHEAEFDRIYDELVKVRTKMARKLGFSNFVELGYARMCRTDYNAEMVANFRKQVLDEIVPIATKLRERQRNRIGVDTLRFYDESLSFKTGNATPKGDPDWIIANGKKMYAELSPEMNEFFTFMVDNGLMDLVSKKGKQSGGYCTYLSEYGAPFIFSNFNGTSGDIDVLTHEAGHAFQVYESRHLKVPEYHFPTFEAAEIHSMSMEFFTWPWMNLFFEEETEKYKFDHLSSGLLFLPYGVSVDEFQHFVYENPDATPAERKAAWRDIERKYLPHRNYEGIDYLERGGFWHKQGHIFQSPFYYIDYTLAQICAFQFWKRMNEDYKAAWADYLKLCQTGGSQSFTELVTVAGLISPFEDGCVASVIGVIEQWLNEVDDTKL
- the tsaA gene encoding tRNA (N6-threonylcarbamoyladenosine(37)-N6)-methyltransferase TrmO, which translates into the protein MNIEPIGTVRSSVTEGVDDNWGKVVAEIHLLPEYADGLIGLHEFSHILVVYYMDRSTFDPAADLVRRPQGRSDMPDIGIFAQRAKHRPNPIGITCAKLVNIEGAIIRVQGLDAIDDTPVLDVKPHFPAFDSPSNPQVPAWVNQLMSNYF
- a CDS encoding lipid II flippase Amj family protein, which gives rise to MTSTLVIVFILTLIIHASETLSYSIRFAGVRIGKLAVALSLTGIVVLVARTANLIQAPFTANFIDYANRHPEFDPLPYLRFTLVAASAGTLLAIAVFPTFVQLFTRIIARLEVAGSIPKLLAGVTIGQLRRTKSYIRRPTWSMLISLRYLGIPKRFILLNIAVTGIYTVGVLASLYAAYLVPEFSTTASQSSGLINGMATILLTIFIDPQLGLITDKALQHPQERGRLGRIYAVLMFSRFFGTLLAQLLLVPAAYWIASIVRLIS
- a CDS encoding ChbG/HpnK family deacetylase, yielding MLSILGYSSGDRVLIIQADNAGHSAEANEAAFELLESGAVTSASLITVAGHSLAAAKRAVAGKNASIGIHLTLTGGYRPRSAPDRIPSLLDKGRFPDSLSQLEKQADPYEVRHELANQIEWALKQGLKPTHLDSHQGSVLGLFAGNDFLDAVFDLCDTYELPFLLPRNIVRQSFLTQAQRRRFEYMINEARERNIALIDDLLPDAYGLAEAENYESYREGIVRALAELKPGITQWTLHPERYTASYPQRKHQAKREMEYRIAADPAVRDVLAREGIKLISWQPLQQWQHEQAAAASKRSGRGKILRFG
- a CDS encoding NAD-dependent epimerase/dehydratase family protein; this translates as MKILVLGGTRFFGKKLVYKLLDSEAEVTIATRGATPDPFGERVVRVRADRKDPESLRAAVGDQVWDAVYDNICYTPQEALMACDLFAGKVKKYIFTSTLSVYGCASDPLAESDFDPYSYPFETDPEAELDYGEGKRQAEAVFFQRAGFPVHAVRFPIVLGEDDYTRRLHYHVDRIRQGEPIGIPNRKAKMSFISSDEAASFLYWLLGQNDAGPINACSNGELSLDRILAIVEEAAGRKAIVEPPAEGNRSPFGVPDHWFMDNRRAREAGFEFPEVTDWFIPLARKLARN